The nucleotide window GGCGGCGGCGGCGAGCATCTCAGGAGGCCACTCGTAGGGATAGGAGGGGAACTCGAGGCGCTCGTGGCGCAGCAGGAGGGCATCGTCGGGCAGCGAAAGCTCGCGTTTCAGCTCTCTTGCTGCCGTGTCCTCCAACACTTCGGCAGGAATGACATGGCCCAAGTCGGCGAGCCGGCGCACCGTGGCGGATGCCTGGAAGGCTTGGAGGTTGGGCAGGCCCGGCGGAAAAACCGCCCGCACCAAGTGGCCACCACGACGGATCAGGCGTCCGGCAGGGTCTCGAAAGGATGCGGATTGCGGATCAGCGTGACTTTTCGTTGCTGAGGGCATCCTGGCTTCGCTTATGGCCGCCGCGCGGACTGATCCAGGCGGCAAAGCGGCGGAAGTAGAACAAGAGGCCGATAAAGAACGAGCCGATCAACTGCCACAGCAGCGCCCCGGACCCAGGGTCGGCGTAGAACAGGGCCAAGAGGCCAGGATTCGGGACTCCGAACGCCGTCATCATCTCGCTCCTACATCACAAAAATACCAGAAAACCATGCTGCTCGAGGTAGTTACCGCGGTACCTGGACAGAAATCGGGGCGGGACCAGCCCGCCCCGGAATCAGCTTACTGCAGGGCCGGGAAGCCGGTCTGGCACTGCACGTCGGTGGTAGCCGCCGTGATACCAGCGCCCGGATCGAAGTGGATGACGCCATCCGCCGAGCTGCAGAAGGTGCGCTGCCCGCTCTGGCCGGGATTCTGGGGCACAGCATGCGACACGTACGATACGCGCGGGATCGCGCCCGGCGAGGACAGGCTTAGAAAGTAGCCGCTCTTGGGGCACGGGGCCGCGGCGCAGCCCACCACCGCATCCAGCAGGCCGGCCTGCAGCGAAGTCGCGGGCGGTCCAGCGCCCGGGCCCAGCTTGGCCAGGGTGTCAGCAAAGCCCTGCGCCGGGTAGGTGCTGGAGTAGGTGACCTCCGCAGTGTTGATGGAACGCAGCGAGCCCACCGCTGAGCTGTCGTTCGCCGCGATGCGGGAACGAAGCAGGTTCGGGATGGCGATCGCGGCGATGATCAGAATGATCGCCACCACGATCAGCAGCTCGATCAGCGAGAATCCTTCGTGTTTCTTAATTTGTTGTCTCCGGTGTTTCGATGGTCTAACAAAAAGGGGAACCAGAACTCGCGTTCCGCGTTCCCCCTGGCTCGTACCCTCCCCCAGGTACTTGCCAAAATCAGAGCCCGATCAGCTTACTGCAGGGCCGGGAAGGCCTGGCACGCCGTGTCGATGATACCCGCAGCGATGCCGCCGCCTGGATCGAAGTGGATGACGCCATCGCCCGTGGAGCAGAAGGTACGCTGCCCGCTCTGGCCGGGGTTGATGGGGACTGCCGCCGACGCGTAAGTCACGCGCGGGGTGGCGCCCGGTCCGGACAGCGTCAGTTCGTAGCCGCTCTTGGGGCACTTCGCTCCGCCGCAGCCGACGACCGCATCGAGCAGGCTGGCGTTGGTCGAGGTTGCGGGCGGTCCAGCGCCCGGGCCCAGCTTGGCCAGGGTGTCAGAAAAGCCCTGCGCCGGATAGGTGCTGGAGTAAGTGACTTCCGCTGTGTTGATGGAACGCAGTGAGCCCACCGCTGAACTCTCGTTCGCCGCAATGCGGGAACGAAGCAGGTTCGGGATGGCGATTGCGGCGATGATCAGAATGATCGCTACCACAATCAGCAGCTCGATCAGCGAGAATCCTTTCTGCTTCTTCATGTAGTTTCCTCTCTTGTCGTTCTGAGTGTTGCCTGAAACTGTTGAACGTCGGGGGCCATCTGGGTGTTCGCACTTTGCTTGCCAACGGCAGGCGTTCTGGAGGGTGGAAGGTGTATTCGGCCAACTTGTTGATTACTGGCGGCTTGTGTGCTACTGGCCGAGTGTCAGCAGTAGGGTTGTGGGT belongs to Terriglobales bacterium and includes:
- a CDS encoding prepilin-type N-terminal cleavage/methylation domain-containing protein; translated protein: MGEGTSQGERGTRVLVPLFVRPSKHRRQQIKKHEGFSLIELLIVVAIILIIAAIAIPNLLRSRIAANDSSAVGSLRSINTAEVTYSSTYPAQGFADTLAKLGPGAGPPATSLQAGLLDAVVGCAAAPCPKSGYFLSLSSPGAIPRVSYVSHAVPQNPGQSGQRTFCSSADGVIHFDPGAGITAATTDVQCQTGFPALQ
- a CDS encoding prepilin-type N-terminal cleavage/methylation domain-containing protein; translated protein: MKKQKGFSLIELLIVVAIILIIAAIAIPNLLRSRIAANESSAVGSLRSINTAEVTYSSTYPAQGFSDTLAKLGPGAGPPATSTNASLLDAVVGCGGAKCPKSGYELTLSGPGATPRVTYASAAVPINPGQSGQRTFCSTGDGVIHFDPGGGIAAGIIDTACQAFPALQ